The following coding sequences are from one Leptolyngbya sp. NIES-3755 window:
- a CDS encoding ribonuclease BN (similar to AA sequence:cyanobase_aa:LBDG_19540) — translation MLRYLRSTVLPSKPAQLLIRTGLKWDQDNCPGMAASLSYFALFSLFPLLLILLSVVGRLIAPGTEAFQEMQVAMRQYLPPEVHELIRGTVISLNQNSVGAGIIGSSVLLWTASAVFSILRSSVNKIWQSPSRASETGSIAKTVVFFVSNKLFSFLLVFGTGLLLFASLISSIVIKAILQVVTTFQEQFPWLQIDETQLSRGLQTGSSFLILAIVLCILYKILPTVYVAWNDVWLSALLVALLLVGLQQLVSNSVISIGSHFLSYGVIGGVMILLLWIFLTAQIFLFGCVLSYMYAHFFGSRRHQGLNS, via the coding sequence ATGTTGCGATATCTTCGATCGACTGTTCTTCCCTCCAAGCCCGCCCAACTTCTGATCAGAACAGGACTGAAGTGGGATCAAGATAACTGTCCAGGAATGGCGGCTTCGCTGTCCTATTTTGCGCTGTTCTCTTTATTTCCATTACTTCTGATTCTGCTCAGTGTTGTGGGTCGGCTGATTGCACCTGGAACAGAAGCATTTCAAGAAATGCAGGTCGCGATGCGGCAATATTTACCCCCAGAAGTTCATGAACTGATTAGAGGAACAGTCATTTCGCTCAATCAAAACAGTGTAGGAGCCGGAATTATTGGATCGAGTGTTTTGCTATGGACTGCGAGCGCTGTGTTTAGCATTCTCAGAAGCTCTGTGAATAAAATTTGGCAGTCTCCTAGTCGCGCTTCTGAAACGGGATCGATCGCGAAAACAGTGGTTTTCTTTGTGTCAAATAAGCTATTTTCGTTTCTATTAGTGTTTGGAACAGGATTGCTTCTGTTTGCTTCACTGATTTCCAGCATTGTGATCAAAGCAATCTTACAAGTGGTTACAACCTTTCAGGAGCAGTTCCCTTGGCTTCAGATTGATGAAACTCAATTATCTAGAGGATTGCAAACGGGATCATCGTTTTTGATTTTAGCGATCGTCCTTTGCATTCTCTACAAAATCCTGCCTACGGTCTATGTGGCGTGGAATGATGTTTGGCTGAGTGCGCTTTTGGTTGCGCTCTTACTGGTTGGACTTCAACAATTGGTGAGTAATAGTGTGATCTCGATCGGAAGTCATTTTTTATCGTATGGGGTGATCGGGGGTGTGATGATTTTGCTGTTATGGATTTTTCTCACGGCTCAAATCTTTCTGTTCGGCTGTGTGCTTTCCTATATGTATGCTCACTTCTTTGGCAGTCGTCGCCATCAAGGGTTAAATTCTTAG
- a CDS encoding hypothetical protein (conserved hypothetical protein;~similar to AA sequence:cyanobase_aa:AM1_0247), producing the protein MEGIHQSPLAMFPATVKPIQLSGLGTSLFLMIAASLIFSPRARAIETVTLVFNESRTSVPFSDFRRFVETGETQRSTLQNFISRLPNTSQAIRTPFTREIAIPRPLSDRGFNNTIADFLLLQLSSALTVPDSLQPLRSALVASYRNNQSISMLEVISNYPIDDLVVQLPRVERAYNRVTAIAQRVPTALESNEFLFNLICSCPTSTAPMSQLPHREDGGACP; encoded by the coding sequence GTGGAAGGCATTCATCAGTCCCCTTTAGCGATGTTTCCAGCCACAGTTAAACCTATCCAGCTTAGCGGCTTAGGAACGAGCCTATTTCTCATGATCGCTGCAAGTTTGATCTTCAGTCCTCGCGCTCGTGCGATCGAAACGGTTACCTTAGTGTTCAACGAATCCCGGACTTCTGTTCCCTTTAGCGATTTTCGTCGATTTGTTGAAACGGGTGAAACACAGCGATCGACGTTACAGAATTTCATCTCAAGACTTCCGAATACGTCACAGGCAATTCGTACCCCGTTCACTCGTGAGATTGCGATTCCGCGTCCGTTGAGCGATCGAGGATTTAATAATACGATCGCTGATTTTTTACTCCTTCAACTCAGTAGCGCTCTTACGGTTCCTGATAGTTTACAGCCTTTGCGATCGGCATTAGTCGCTTCTTACAGAAACAATCAAAGCATCTCAATGTTAGAAGTGATAAGCAACTATCCGATCGATGATCTTGTCGTCCAGCTTCCACGTGTTGAACGGGCTTACAATCGAGTCACCGCAATTGCTCAGAGAGTTCCGACGGCTTTGGAATCGAATGAGTTCTTATTCAATCTCATCTGTAGTTGTCCAACTTCTACGGCTCCGATGAGTCAACTACCCCACCGTGAAGACGGTGGGGCTTGTCCCTAG
- a CDS encoding ISSoc1, transposase (similar to AA sequence:cyanobase_aa:CYB_1023) yields MQRTIRIQLQPDIETAKVLSQTIEQYTWSFNAVCKHGWENDLTSGVELHKATYYDHRAFTGLPSQLVCAARVKATEALKSAKSLKKKGKTVSCPASKRCPIRYDARSYTVWFDRSEVTLLGINGRVKLSFEVAEYYQQYLNWKNTSADLLKDRKGRWWLHIVIEIETPETNATDEFVGVDLGIASPAVDSRGSHYGSDHWKEVEDRTFELRRRLQSKGTKSAKRHLKKLSGRQRRFRKDCDHVLSKRLVQSVQKGATLVFEDLTNIRGRAKMRKAQRRRLHGWSFAQFQAFVTYKAEARGISVGFVDPRYTSQKCSKCGHIERGNRPSQAEFRCKQCGYECHADYNAAMNIRADFLKLRAAVNPPIVSAEHG; encoded by the coding sequence ATGCAAAGAACGATTCGCATCCAACTTCAACCCGACATCGAAACGGCTAAGGTACTGTCTCAAACGATTGAGCAATACACCTGGTCGTTTAATGCCGTGTGCAAGCATGGATGGGAAAACGATTTGACGAGCGGGGTCGAGTTGCATAAAGCCACTTACTACGACCATCGAGCCTTCACTGGCTTGCCGTCTCAATTGGTCTGTGCTGCACGAGTCAAAGCAACTGAAGCTTTGAAATCGGCTAAGAGTCTGAAGAAGAAAGGCAAGACGGTTAGCTGTCCAGCTTCTAAGCGTTGTCCCATTCGGTACGATGCGCGGTCTTACACCGTTTGGTTTGACCGCTCGGAAGTGACGCTTTTGGGCATCAACGGACGGGTGAAACTGTCCTTTGAGGTTGCTGAGTATTACCAGCAATATTTGAACTGGAAAAACACCAGTGCAGACTTGCTCAAAGACCGTAAAGGACGTTGGTGGCTGCATATCGTGATAGAGATTGAAACTCCAGAAACTAATGCAACCGATGAATTTGTTGGCGTGGATTTGGGAATTGCTTCGCCTGCGGTCGATAGCAGAGGAAGTCACTACGGTTCTGACCATTGGAAGGAGGTAGAGGATAGGACATTTGAGTTGCGCCGTAGACTGCAATCTAAAGGCACGAAGTCCGCTAAACGACATCTCAAGAAGCTGTCGGGCAGACAGAGACGTTTCAGAAAAGATTGCGACCATGTGCTGAGTAAGCGACTGGTGCAATCGGTACAGAAAGGCGCAACATTGGTTTTTGAAGACCTGACGAATATTCGGGGCAGAGCCAAGATGAGAAAGGCTCAACGCCGCAGGTTGCATGGATGGAGTTTTGCTCAGTTCCAAGCATTCGTAACCTACAAAGCTGAAGCCAGAGGCATCAGTGTGGGATTCGTTGATCCACGCTACACCAGTCAAAAGTGTTCCAAGTGCGGACACATTGAGCGCGGGAATCGTCCGTCTCAAGCTGAATTTCGGTGTAAGCAGTGTGGGTATGAATGCCATGCGGATTACAACGCTGCGATGAATATTCGGGCAGATTTTCTCAAGCTTCGGGCGGCAGTCAATCCGCCTATTGTTTCAGCCGAACACGGCTAG
- a CDS encoding hypothetical protein (similar to AA sequence:cyanobase_aa:gll0368): protein MLQFAFDLHLDLNTVFDSLTGFMMIPIFLGCTRAVYKGLDGLVITGRTMDWLNDLKSNLWAFPRGIERDGAAGANSICWVSKYGSVGVAGWDVGIADGMNEQGLFANLLYLVESEYPTPTSDDSRQSLSLSLWAQYLLDNFATVKEAVTAIEQEPFYIVPVTSPDGKPGTIHLSISDASGDSAIFEYVKGKLMIHHNPDYQVMTNSPIYSRQLALNEYWRSIGGTTMLPGTNRASDRFVRASFYINAIPKTASAIEGVAGVFSVIRNASVPMGISTPDQPNISSTVWRTVADHKNKRYFFESVRSPNVFWVELNNLDFTEGSPVKKLTLTEGSIFAGDTSDQFQSTEPMKFLQVTPTA from the coding sequence ATGCTGCAATTCGCATTCGATTTACATCTGGATCTCAACACTGTATTCGATAGCTTAACCGGGTTCATGATGATTCCCATCTTTCTAGGCTGTACACGGGCAGTCTACAAAGGACTAGACGGTTTAGTGATCACTGGACGAACAATGGATTGGCTCAATGATCTCAAGAGCAATCTCTGGGCGTTTCCACGCGGGATTGAGCGAGATGGTGCGGCGGGCGCAAACTCGATTTGCTGGGTTTCAAAATATGGCAGTGTGGGCGTTGCAGGATGGGATGTTGGTATCGCTGACGGCATGAACGAGCAAGGACTGTTTGCAAATCTGCTGTATCTCGTTGAGAGCGAGTATCCTACTCCCACCTCAGATGATTCACGTCAGTCTTTATCTTTATCACTCTGGGCACAGTACCTACTCGATAATTTCGCAACCGTAAAGGAAGCAGTCACGGCGATCGAACAAGAACCGTTTTACATTGTTCCTGTCACTTCACCCGATGGGAAGCCCGGAACGATTCATCTCTCTATTTCTGATGCCTCCGGTGATTCAGCAATCTTTGAATATGTGAAAGGTAAGCTGATGATTCACCACAATCCGGACTATCAGGTGATGACGAACTCTCCAATCTACAGTCGGCAGCTTGCTCTGAATGAGTACTGGCGATCGATTGGTGGAACTACGATGCTACCTGGGACGAATCGAGCCTCTGATCGGTTTGTTCGAGCGTCGTTCTACATTAATGCCATTCCCAAAACGGCAAGTGCGATCGAAGGGGTTGCAGGTGTATTTTCAGTGATCCGAAATGCGTCAGTGCCAATGGGAATTAGTACTCCTGACCAACCGAATATTTCCTCAACGGTTTGGCGAACGGTTGCGGATCATAAAAATAAGCGCTATTTCTTTGAGTCGGTTCGGAGTCCGAATGTCTTCTGGGTCGAGCTAAACAATTTAGATTTCACCGAAGGGAGTCCAGTTAAAAAGCTGACGCTAACAGAGGGTTCAATCTTTGCGGGTGATACTTCAGATCAGTTTCAGTCCACAGAGCCGATGAAGTTTTTACAGGTCACTCCCACTGCTTGA
- a CDS encoding hypothetical protein (similar to AA sequence:cyanobase_aa:Ava_1099) yields MISPPELQLDVHVKKSTGWIIALSIALIILGIAAILLPGIASAFFTSMIGWITLISGGVMIVQSFQSKPVRGFWLNLLVGIAYAIAGCYILFNLGAALLVLTFTFGVLFIAEGIYTIIMAFTNRAGHRMSWLVALNGVVTLILGIMVLNRFPFSAIWLIGLYMGISLLMSGTSLLVAALAIRRSAARLSA; encoded by the coding sequence ATGATTAGTCCACCAGAACTTCAACTTGATGTCCATGTTAAAAAATCAACGGGTTGGATTATTGCGCTCAGTATTGCTTTAATCATTCTCGGAATTGCTGCGATTCTGCTTCCAGGAATTGCTTCAGCCTTTTTTACCTCAATGATTGGTTGGATTACGCTGATTAGCGGCGGAGTCATGATTGTTCAATCGTTTCAGTCGAAGCCTGTTCGGGGATTTTGGTTGAATCTATTGGTTGGTATCGCTTATGCCATTGCAGGTTGCTATATCCTGTTTAATCTCGGAGCCGCACTGTTGGTATTAACCTTCACATTCGGTGTTCTGTTCATTGCAGAAGGAATCTATACGATCATTATGGCGTTTACGAATCGGGCAGGGCATCGGATGTCTTGGCTCGTTGCACTAAACGGGGTTGTGACTCTGATTCTTGGCATTATGGTGCTAAATCGGTTTCCCTTCAGCGCGATTTGGCTCATTGGTCTATACATGGGAATTAGTCTGCTGATGAGCGGTACTTCCCTGCTTGTTGCTGCTCTAGCAATCCGACGATCTGCGGCTAGGTTATCAGCTTAA
- a CDS encoding hypothetical protein (protein of unknown function UPF0118;~similar to AA sequence:cyanobase_aa:Cyan7425_1453): MRPPLFPNAPRFQSLSQSWLVRYILLFACGWITVLLIDYFYGTIALFSVAAIFAALLNYPVVWLSRYIPRGIAIALTFMIAIVVFIGLSVGIGLQLMSQGQGLLAQIGDALDQQPLLVQNLLDQLNIETVVNTLKTSLATSLGLVKSLLSSVFVGIFGAVISLYMLIDGEKLWRMFVKRIPETNRDRFAKTFQKSFLGFIRGQLLLMLFLSTTSLLILPFLGVDYSLILAVILGLIDAIPGVGATLGVILVTFLVFTAQGSAIALKVFVACIILIQIQDNIIRPKVMGDALELNPVLLFLALFIGERVAGLLGIFLSIPIAGMIALWMQSDSSSQINEIGSDN; the protein is encoded by the coding sequence ATGCGTCCTCCCTTATTTCCGAACGCTCCCCGATTTCAAAGTTTGAGTCAATCTTGGCTAGTCCGATACATTCTGCTCTTTGCCTGCGGTTGGATTACAGTGCTGTTGATTGATTACTTTTATGGCACGATCGCGCTTTTTAGCGTTGCTGCTATCTTCGCAGCTTTACTGAACTATCCAGTGGTCTGGCTCTCCCGCTACATTCCGAGAGGAATCGCGATCGCACTGACATTTATGATTGCGATCGTAGTGTTCATCGGCTTGAGTGTTGGGATCGGTTTGCAACTCATGAGTCAAGGACAAGGACTGTTGGCTCAAATTGGAGATGCACTGGATCAACAGCCCTTACTCGTTCAAAATCTTTTGGATCAGTTGAACATTGAGACAGTCGTGAACACTCTGAAAACGAGTTTAGCAACCAGTTTGGGTCTTGTAAAAAGTTTGCTATCTAGCGTTTTTGTTGGGATTTTTGGGGCAGTGATTAGCTTGTATATGCTGATCGATGGGGAAAAACTCTGGCGCATGTTTGTGAAGCGAATTCCAGAAACGAATCGCGATCGATTTGCAAAAACGTTTCAGAAAAGCTTTCTCGGCTTTATTCGAGGACAACTGTTATTAATGCTATTTCTATCTACTACATCGCTGCTGATTCTTCCATTTCTAGGCGTGGACTATTCGCTGATTCTGGCAGTGATTCTTGGACTCATTGATGCGATCCCCGGCGTTGGAGCAACTTTAGGCGTAATTCTGGTGACGTTTTTAGTGTTTACGGCTCAAGGAAGTGCGATCGCGCTAAAAGTCTTTGTTGCTTGCATTATCTTGATTCAAATTCAAGACAATATCATTCGCCCTAAAGTGATGGGAGATGCTTTAGAACTCAATCCGGTTCTATTATTTCTAGCACTATTCATTGGGGAACGAGTGGCAGGATTGTTAGGAATTTTTCTATCTATCCCGATCGCTGGCATGATTGCTTTGTGGATGCAATCTGATTCTTCCTCTCAGATCAATGAAATCGGAAGCGACAACTAA
- a CDS encoding hypothetical protein (similar to AA sequence:cyanobase_aa:cce_2762) — protein sequence MFKFNRRTLLFSGLTTGFSVSTIAQSVQAQSPQAETTDGTIDALFGADSDRANPQKNLSAQIISPSVAYDRVMSRVLIRCSQIGMEQFEQKQRDPRYNGEIRSLPSYSNDLSQYAQASTFNIRLDATTTLLTNLRPLGNRIVQRVVNPTQTFIGFVLTSPTHNIIVFRGTSNPKEWVANFQASQSDYLQAGTRRGRVHTGFLRLYNQLSEQVRSAATRFNPALPCFIVGHSLGGALATLAAADLAQNSALKNQLRLYSYAAPRVGDRAFAEFLNGIVPNSYRIINLADIVPMVPPSTLRKQEYSHTGQEWVFLDYAGGEMGPIHAVSLYRSAIVKQIETNQIPTFPTACR from the coding sequence ATGTTTAAATTCAATCGACGCACCCTTCTCTTCAGTGGGCTAACGACTGGTTTCTCAGTCAGCACGATCGCTCAATCTGTACAAGCTCAATCTCCTCAAGCCGAAACCACCGATGGAACAATCGACGCACTATTTGGAGCAGACAGCGATCGCGCTAACCCTCAAAAAAACCTCAGCGCTCAGATCATTTCACCCTCTGTTGCTTACGATCGAGTGATGTCCAGAGTTTTGATTCGATGCAGTCAAATTGGCATGGAACAGTTCGAGCAGAAACAGCGCGACCCAAGATATAACGGCGAAATTCGATCGCTACCAAGCTACAGTAATGATCTGAGTCAATATGCTCAAGCCAGTACATTCAATATTCGATTAGATGCGACAACCACTTTACTCACGAATCTTCGTCCCTTGGGCAATCGAATTGTTCAACGCGTCGTGAATCCAACCCAGACTTTTATCGGATTTGTCTTAACTTCTCCGACTCACAACATCATTGTTTTTCGGGGAACATCGAATCCAAAAGAGTGGGTGGCGAACTTTCAAGCCTCGCAAAGTGATTACCTGCAAGCTGGCACGAGACGAGGTAGAGTCCATACAGGCTTTCTGCGGCTCTACAATCAGCTTTCAGAACAAGTTCGCAGTGCAGCAACTCGATTTAATCCAGCACTGCCTTGCTTTATCGTTGGACACAGTTTGGGGGGAGCATTGGCAACATTAGCAGCGGCAGATCTCGCTCAAAATTCTGCGCTGAAGAATCAACTGCGGTTATATAGCTATGCGGCTCCGAGAGTCGGCGATCGAGCGTTTGCTGAATTTCTCAACGGGATCGTTCCTAACAGCTATCGAATCATCAATTTAGCGGACATTGTGCCGATGGTTCCGCCTTCGACTCTGAGAAAACAAGAGTACAGCCATACAGGGCAAGAATGGGTGTTTTTGGACTATGCAGGCGGCGAAATGGGACCGATTCATGCCGTCTCGCTTTATCGATCGGCAATTGTTAAACAGATCGAAACGAATCAGATCCCCACATTCCCAACCGCCTGTCGCTAA
- a CDS encoding hypothetical protein (similar to AA sequence:cyanobase_aa:Npun_F5770) gives MLISKWLKGTLLAGISTGVVSYAVPSIAAERVILTYGFFQETFSIQDMQTFVETGQLAPVRQFQLRLAGADPEALRSFLNQEVNVNFLTLDRTLNSLPGEFLLQQLGQVIYNRRRVAPIQSLRSAIVLSAKDDNTVSMLQFLQNYPLPEVFFDGRQIARTSQKVSTVRETARNQLQTITSMMQQVLGEPLCRCDSETITTEKP, from the coding sequence ATGTTGATATCAAAATGGCTGAAAGGTACGTTATTGGCGGGGATCAGTACTGGAGTGGTGAGTTATGCAGTTCCGTCGATCGCAGCCGAACGAGTAATCCTGACCTATGGGTTTTTCCAAGAAACCTTCTCAATTCAAGATATGCAAACCTTCGTCGAAACAGGTCAATTAGCTCCCGTTCGACAGTTTCAATTAAGACTCGCTGGAGCAGATCCAGAGGCGTTGCGGAGCTTTCTCAATCAAGAGGTGAATGTTAATTTTCTCACTCTAGATCGAACGCTCAACTCTTTACCAGGAGAGTTTTTGTTACAGCAACTCGGACAGGTAATTTACAATCGTCGCCGAGTCGCTCCGATTCAATCGTTAAGATCTGCGATCGTACTCTCGGCAAAAGATGACAATACGGTTTCGATGCTACAATTTCTGCAAAATTACCCGCTACCTGAAGTGTTTTTTGATGGTCGGCAGATTGCTCGAACCAGTCAGAAAGTCAGCACTGTTCGTGAAACAGCAAGGAATCAACTGCAAACTATTACTTCTATGATGCAGCAAGTTCTGGGTGAACCGCTTTGTCGCTGTGATTCTGAAACGATTACTACAGAAAAACCTTAA
- a CDS encoding permeases of the major facilitator superfamily protein (similar to AA sequence:cyanobase_aa:SynRCC307_1510), whose protein sequence is MSESIAPEPQIWSRTSPLRVISLTVWMVSYNIGVLPAIMPAIVQEFDSSIGSIQTVLVLFSLTTAAFAPTTENLCRYFGRTPVFLVGLVLYGLGISFTALSSSIVILALSFAVLTGLAATPLVSTPWTFVDLIYRGKTGEQATVGLIVVSTLGSLMGSLLGGFLASQIGWRWAFVPSIVALIVIWLRRRMLPNISIYCQQPIDWVGGLLSFLGLGLILSGVSLAMEFGWWEPKRVFSIGNVVLPPFPLSIVPTLIAVGLILLGFFAFWQRRQARKGEASILRAGLLRKPGFVLGTLAAMIHTLILAGVQFNLFQYVPLTLALDPYRTALTIMPLNITKILVVIGALKFLKLASNRNGDSLFQRLSPKSIVFTGTVLFAIGIFMLYQSLSLRVSSIDLLPGLVVMGIGSGLFSPYVSRLTYSAAENGKIEGTGIYNPVQNLGNSLGRAILGTSLIFYTSRGVVDGVSQQLGKTLNPVDRVRLIATLQEMIQTLSRRDLNTAVVNQVPASVVPFLRQISQEAATSGLRTSLLLALVFTGLCFLLATTLPKYPSRQENN, encoded by the coding sequence ATGAGTGAATCGATCGCGCCAGAGCCACAAATTTGGAGCCGCACTTCCCCGTTGCGGGTGATCAGTCTAACGGTTTGGATGGTTTCCTATAACATCGGAGTCTTGCCTGCGATCATGCCTGCGATCGTGCAAGAATTTGATTCGAGTATCGGCTCTATTCAAACTGTTCTGGTCTTGTTTTCGCTGACGACTGCGGCGTTTGCCCCGACAACAGAAAATCTTTGCCGCTATTTTGGTCGAACTCCTGTGTTTCTCGTGGGATTGGTGCTATACGGGCTAGGAATTAGTTTCACGGCTCTGAGTTCGTCGATCGTGATTTTGGCACTCAGCTTTGCGGTGTTGACGGGTCTAGCTGCCACACCGCTAGTCAGTACGCCTTGGACATTTGTAGACCTGATTTACAGAGGAAAAACTGGAGAGCAAGCCACCGTCGGATTGATTGTGGTATCTACGCTGGGAAGTTTGATGGGATCACTGCTCGGTGGATTTCTCGCGTCTCAGATTGGTTGGCGTTGGGCATTCGTACCGTCGATCGTTGCACTGATTGTGATTTGGTTGCGACGACGAATGCTGCCGAATATTAGTATCTACTGCCAACAGCCGATCGATTGGGTTGGTGGATTGCTCTCGTTTCTGGGACTGGGGCTGATTCTAAGCGGTGTGAGTCTTGCAATGGAATTTGGCTGGTGGGAGCCGAAGCGGGTGTTTTCAATTGGTAATGTCGTTCTGCCACCGTTTCCTTTATCGATCGTGCCAACTCTAATCGCAGTGGGATTGATTCTGCTAGGCTTTTTTGCTTTCTGGCAGCGGCGACAAGCTAGAAAAGGGGAAGCTTCGATTTTACGAGCAGGCTTGTTACGAAAGCCCGGATTTGTGTTGGGAACGTTGGCGGCGATGATTCATACTCTGATTCTTGCGGGGGTGCAGTTCAATCTATTTCAGTATGTTCCTTTGACACTAGCACTTGATCCCTACCGCACTGCATTAACAATCATGCCGTTGAATATTACAAAGATCTTGGTTGTGATTGGAGCGCTGAAGTTTTTGAAACTGGCGAGCAATCGTAATGGAGATAGTCTATTTCAGCGGCTATCACCGAAGTCGATCGTATTTACGGGAACAGTGCTTTTCGCGATCGGAATTTTCATGCTCTATCAAAGTTTGAGCCTTCGTGTATCCTCGATCGATTTACTTCCCGGTTTAGTTGTGATGGGAATTGGCTCAGGTTTGTTTAGTCCTTATGTGAGTCGATTGACTTATTCAGCCGCAGAGAACGGCAAAATCGAGGGGACAGGCATCTACAATCCGGTTCAGAATTTGGGGAATTCGCTGGGCAGAGCAATCTTAGGAACATCGCTGATCTTCTATACTTCGCGGGGTGTTGTGGATGGAGTTTCACAACAGTTAGGAAAGACGCTCAATCCGGTCGATCGGGTTCGGTTGATTGCGACGCTGCAAGAAATGATCCAAACGCTTTCCCGCCGCGATTTGAACACCGCTGTCGTGAACCAAGTGCCCGCATCGGTTGTTCCTTTTCTGCGCCAAATCAGTCAGGAAGCAGCAACTTCAGGACTACGGACTTCTTTGTTGCTTGCACTGGTGTTTACCGGACTTTGTTTTCTGCTTGCTACGACTTTGCCTAAATATCCATCCCGTCAGGAGAACAATTAG
- a CDS encoding hypothetical protein (similar to AA sequence:cyanobase_aa:Cyan7425_1801) has product MSNLFNPEAPSLTPRQIARSFRWLGWIGFGLQCVLGFIPILVVVANVLMRPGQVGFSLGLWMAIACLFILLFSIYWCLRYTFLANQLENRDSRPAKSEVIRDVRLGLVTNIAIMSIALLIALFRVGELTIRMLTLPQGATVVTPNQVGTTLGSAGTLITPSNMIAIQAMINTIAAGLVGLIVSMLLLYQVRQHRSSYID; this is encoded by the coding sequence ATGTCCAACCTCTTTAATCCTGAAGCTCCTAGTCTAACGCCTCGACAGATTGCTCGGTCTTTCCGCTGGCTCGGTTGGATTGGTTTCGGGTTGCAATGTGTACTAGGCTTCATTCCGATTTTAGTGGTAGTGGCAAATGTGCTAATGCGACCCGGACAAGTCGGATTTTCGCTGGGACTGTGGATGGCGATCGCTTGCTTGTTCATTCTATTGTTCAGTATCTACTGGTGTCTTCGCTACACTTTTCTTGCCAATCAGCTAGAAAATCGCGATTCGCGTCCTGCTAAATCTGAAGTGATTCGAGATGTAAGACTGGGACTTGTGACGAACATTGCGATTATGTCGATCGCGCTTTTGATCGCACTCTTTCGGGTCGGAGAATTAACCATCCGAATGTTGACCTTACCTCAGGGTGCAACAGTTGTGACTCCAAATCAAGTCGGAACAACGTTGGGATCAGCCGGGACATTGATTACCCCTTCCAACATGATTGCGATTCAAGCCATGATTAATACGATCGCGGCTGGACTCGTCGGGCTAATTGTTTCGATGTTACTGCTATACCAAGTTAGACAGCATCGCAGTTCCTACATTGATTAG